The Streptomyces aurantiacus genome includes a region encoding these proteins:
- a CDS encoding DUF881 domain-containing protein: MSNSADSPQSGSSPDRIRRFKPVRVLTAAVFALAGLIFFTSFDTAKGTNIRTDASLLKLSDLIHERSHKNGQLDESNGSLRDDVEALAERDNGSTAAEEAKLAALEKNAGTQKLRGRALTVTLNDAPPNATAKLPGYPEPQPDYLVIHQQDLQAVVNALWQGGAKGIKVMDQRLISTSAVRCVGNTLILQGRVYSPPYKIQAVGDPEKLQKALSASPAIQNYMVYVNVYGLGWKVEENGTATLPGYSGTVDLHYAKPVE, from the coding sequence TTGAGCAATTCTGCCGACTCTCCCCAGTCGGGTTCCAGCCCGGACCGTATCCGGCGATTCAAGCCGGTACGGGTGCTGACCGCGGCCGTCTTCGCCCTGGCCGGACTGATCTTCTTCACCAGCTTCGACACCGCCAAGGGCACCAACATCCGCACGGACGCCTCGCTGCTGAAGCTCTCCGATCTCATCCACGAGCGCAGTCACAAGAACGGGCAGCTCGACGAGAGCAACGGATCACTGCGCGACGACGTCGAGGCCCTCGCCGAGCGGGACAACGGCAGCACCGCGGCGGAGGAGGCCAAGCTCGCCGCCCTGGAGAAGAACGCGGGCACCCAGAAGCTCAGGGGCAGGGCCCTCACGGTCACCCTCAACGACGCGCCTCCGAACGCGACGGCCAAGCTGCCCGGCTACCCCGAGCCGCAGCCCGACTATCTGGTCATTCACCAGCAGGACCTGCAAGCCGTGGTCAACGCCCTGTGGCAGGGCGGAGCCAAGGGCATCAAGGTCATGGACCAGCGGCTGATCTCCACCAGTGCCGTCCGCTGTGTCGGCAACACGCTGATCCTCCAGGGCCGCGTGTACTCGCCCCCGTACAAGATCCAGGCGGTCGGTGACCCGGAGAAGCTGCAGAAGGCCCTCTCGGCCTCGCCCGCCATCCAGAACTACATGGTGTACGTCAACGTCTACGGGCTCGGCTGGAAGGTCGAGGAGAACGGGACGGCGACTCTTCCCGGCTACTCGGGCACGGTGGACCTGCACTACGCGAAGCCCGTGGAGTAG
- a CDS encoding class E sortase, translating to MRVVVRTFSELCITVGTVIVLFVVYVLFWTGVKADTAMDDQIAQLQDQWARSAVASGPREATATENPQAAPGKPAAYKDGKPFAVMYIPRLGFTWNKPVLEGTRTNTLKKGLGHYASTARLGEQGNFAVAGHRRTYGDPFKDFPRLRPGDAVVLTDGTTWFTYRIDTKPYKTLPRDTAVIDPVPKKSGYTRAGRYLTLTTCEPEWGHSHRLIVWAHLDATQPVEAGKPEALRR from the coding sequence GTGCGAGTGGTCGTCAGGACGTTCAGCGAGCTGTGCATCACGGTGGGCACCGTGATCGTGCTCTTCGTGGTCTACGTGCTGTTCTGGACGGGTGTGAAGGCCGACACCGCGATGGACGACCAGATCGCGCAGCTCCAGGACCAGTGGGCGAGGAGCGCCGTGGCCTCCGGGCCCCGGGAAGCGACGGCGACGGAGAACCCTCAGGCGGCTCCCGGGAAACCCGCCGCGTACAAGGACGGCAAGCCCTTCGCCGTCATGTACATTCCGCGGCTCGGTTTCACGTGGAACAAGCCCGTCCTCGAAGGCACGAGAACGAACACCCTCAAGAAGGGCCTGGGCCACTACGCGAGCACCGCGCGTCTCGGCGAGCAGGGCAACTTCGCCGTCGCCGGCCATCGCCGTACGTACGGGGACCCGTTCAAGGACTTCCCCCGGCTGCGTCCGGGAGACGCGGTGGTGCTGACCGACGGCACGACGTGGTTCACCTACCGCATCGACACCAAGCCCTACAAGACGCTGCCTCGTGACACGGCGGTCATCGACCCCGTGCCGAAGAAGTCCGGGTACACGCGAGCGGGCCGATATCTGACGCTGACCACGTGCGAACCGGAATGGGGACACAGCCACCGGCTGATCGTCTGGGCGCACCTTGATGCGACCCAGCCTGTGGAGGCTGGGAAACCGGAGGCTCTCCGCCGTTAG
- a CDS encoding DLW-39 family protein, which translates to MKKLLLVALAAIGGLLVYRQIQADRAEQDLWTEATDSVPTGS; encoded by the coding sequence GTGAAGAAGCTTCTCCTGGTCGCACTGGCCGCCATCGGCGGGCTCCTCGTGTACCGCCAGATCCAGGCGGATCGCGCCGAGCAGGATCTGTGGACGGAGGCGACCGACTCCGTGCCCACGGGTTCGTGA
- a CDS encoding DUF3566 domain-containing protein — protein sequence MSGATGAGSTDTDTDGGRGPATEATDSHDSHGSQGGTVTDTRGPQTPQYAAGAAPASPAPPGPGAPSGTAGPPAPASPLPGERQPQQAAQPYHPPQAYPAQAAPAAGPAVRLPRTGARTTPRTRKARLRVSKADPWSVMKVSFLLSIALGICTIVAAAVLWMVMDAMGVFSTVGGTISEATGSNESNGFDLQSFLSLPRVLIFTSIIAVIDVVLATALATLGAFIYNLSAGFVGGVELTLAEDE from the coding sequence GTGAGCGGAGCCACGGGCGCCGGTTCGACCGATACGGATACGGACGGCGGCCGTGGCCCCGCCACGGAGGCGACTGACTCCCATGACTCTCATGGATCCCAGGGGGGAACTGTGACGGACACCCGAGGCCCACAGACGCCGCAGTACGCGGCCGGTGCGGCCCCAGCCTCGCCGGCGCCTCCGGGCCCGGGGGCACCTTCGGGCACGGCGGGGCCCCCGGCTCCGGCCTCGCCCCTGCCGGGGGAGCGGCAGCCGCAGCAGGCCGCCCAGCCCTACCACCCGCCGCAGGCGTACCCGGCGCAGGCGGCACCCGCCGCCGGCCCCGCCGTTCGCCTGCCGCGCACCGGGGCCCGTACGACGCCCCGCACCCGCAAGGCGCGTCTGCGGGTGTCCAAGGCCGACCCGTGGTCGGTGATGAAGGTCAGCTTCCTGCTCTCCATCGCGCTCGGCATCTGCACGATCGTCGCGGCCGCGGTGCTGTGGATGGTCATGGACGCCATGGGTGTCTTCTCCACGGTGGGCGGCACGATCTCCGAGGCCACCGGCTCGAACGAGTCCAACGGTTTCGACCTGCAGTCGTTCCTGTCGCTGCCGCGCGTGCTCATCTTCACGTCGATCATCGCTGTCATCGACGTCGTCCTCGCCACCGCGCTCGCCACGCTCGGCGCGTTCATCTACAACCTCTCCGCGGGCTTCGTCGGCGGTGTCGAGCTGACGCTCGCCGAGGACGAGTAA
- a CDS encoding peptidylprolyl isomerase produces the protein MAEQLYATLKTNHGDIEVRLLPNHAPKTVRNFVELAKGEREWTNPATGAKSTDKLYDGTVFHRVISGFMIQGGDPLGNGTGGPGYEFEDEFHPDLAFDKPYLLAMANAGPGTNGSQFFITVSPTAWLTRKHTIFGEVTEGASQKVVDAIASAQTNPRTDRPVKEVVIESVVVETR, from the coding sequence GTGGCCGAGCAGCTCTACGCCACCCTGAAGACCAACCACGGCGACATCGAAGTGCGGCTCCTGCCGAACCACGCGCCCAAGACGGTCCGCAACTTCGTCGAGCTTGCCAAGGGCGAGCGTGAGTGGACCAACCCGGCCACGGGTGCGAAGTCCACGGACAAGCTGTACGACGGCACGGTCTTCCACCGGGTGATCAGCGGCTTCATGATCCAGGGCGGTGACCCTCTGGGCAACGGCACCGGCGGTCCCGGCTACGAGTTCGAGGACGAGTTCCACCCGGACCTCGCCTTCGACAAGCCGTATCTGCTGGCCATGGCGAACGCCGGCCCGGGTACCAACGGCTCGCAGTTCTTCATCACCGTCTCCCCGACGGCCTGGCTGACCCGTAAGCACACCATCTTCGGTGAGGTCACCGAAGGTGCCAGCCAGAAGGTCGTGGACGCCATCGCCTCGGCGCAGACCAACCCGCGCACGGACCGTCCCGTCAAGGAAGTGGTCATCGAGTCGGTCGTCGTGGAGACCCGCTGA
- a CDS encoding rhomboid family intramembrane serine protease — protein sequence MDQAPGSPQEPQGAPSLPTCYRHPDRETGIRCTRCERPICPECMISASVGFHCPECVRDGSGTGHAPSASQPRTLAGGTITADPRLITKILLGINLAVFMVQLSVGDRFTDSFDLIGRAFVPLLGSVEGVAEGQWYRMVTAMFLHGSYMHIAFNMLSLWWIGGPLEAALGRARYLALYGVSGLAGSALTYLIAEPNQPSLGASGAIFGLFGATAILMRRLKYDMRPVIALLVINLIFTFGWSNIAWEAHIGGLVGGVLIGYAMVHAPRERRALVQYGACALVLLAVVIMTLVRTGQLT from the coding sequence ATGGATCAGGCGCCAGGCAGCCCGCAGGAACCGCAGGGTGCCCCGAGCCTGCCCACCTGCTACCGGCACCCGGACCGGGAGACCGGCATCCGCTGCACCCGCTGCGAGCGCCCCATCTGTCCCGAGTGCATGATCAGTGCTTCGGTCGGCTTCCACTGCCCCGAGTGCGTGCGGGACGGGTCCGGCACGGGACACGCGCCGAGTGCCTCCCAGCCCCGCACCCTCGCGGGCGGCACGATCACCGCGGACCCCCGGTTGATCACCAAGATCCTTCTCGGGATCAACCTCGCCGTCTTCATGGTGCAGCTCTCCGTGGGCGACCGCTTCACCGACAGTTTCGACCTGATCGGCAGGGCGTTCGTGCCGCTGCTCGGCAGTGTCGAGGGTGTCGCCGAGGGCCAGTGGTACCGGATGGTCACGGCGATGTTCCTGCACGGAAGCTATATGCACATCGCTTTCAACATGCTCAGCCTGTGGTGGATCGGTGGGCCCCTGGAAGCGGCGCTCGGCCGTGCCCGCTATCTCGCCCTGTACGGGGTCTCCGGCCTCGCGGGCAGCGCACTCACCTATCTGATCGCCGAGCCGAACCAGCCCTCGCTCGGAGCCTCCGGCGCGATCTTCGGTCTCTTCGGGGCGACGGCCATCCTGATGCGGCGGCTCAAGTACGACATGCGCCCGGTCATCGCGCTGTTGGTGATCAACCTGATCTTCACCTTCGGGTGGAGCAACATCGCCTGGGAAGCCCACATCGGCGGCCTCGTCGGCGGTGTCCTCATCGGCTACGCGATGGTGCACGCGCCCCGGGAACGGCGGGCGCTCGTTCAGTACGGCGCCTGCGCGCTGGTCCTGCTCGCGGTCGTGATCATGACCCTTGTCAGGACGGGTCAGCTCACCTGA
- a CDS encoding DUF6344 domain-containing protein, translated as MAKNRVMKLWTAVITAFITLCTTLGLVTTAGAATAVQQPESPRKSSASVMFPTTVHWAWAFTRSLPPTMKQRIRAEAHGSSPSCRHRAPADTDETSDEEADSAAPCPDQT; from the coding sequence ATGGCCAAGAACCGGGTCATGAAGCTGTGGACCGCGGTCATCACCGCGTTCATCACGCTGTGCACGACGCTCGGACTCGTCACGACGGCCGGTGCGGCCACGGCTGTACAGCAGCCGGAGAGCCCGCGCAAGAGCAGCGCGAGCGTGATGTTCCCGACGACGGTCCACTGGGCGTGGGCATTCACCCGCTCCCTGCCCCCCACCATGAAGCAACGCATCCGCGCCGAGGCACACGGCTCCTCACCGAGCTGCCGCCACCGCGCACCGGCGGACACGGACGAGACCTCCGACGAGGAGGCGGATTCCGCCGCGCCATGCCCGGATCAGACGTAG
- the crgA gene encoding cell division protein CrgA, with product MPKSRIRKKADYTPPPAKQATNIKLNSNAWVAPVMLAMFLIGLAWIVVFYVTDGSLPIDSLGNWNIVVGFGFIAAGFGVSTQWK from the coding sequence GTGCCGAAGTCACGTATCCGCAAGAAGGCCGACTACACGCCGCCCCCGGCGAAGCAGGCGACCAACATCAAGCTGAACAGCAATGCCTGGGTCGCCCCGGTCATGCTGGCCATGTTCCTCATCGGCCTCGCCTGGATCGTCGTGTTCTACGTGACGGACGGGTCCCTGCCGATCGATTCGCTGGGCAACTGGAACATCGTGGTCGGCTTCGGCTTCATCGCCGCGGGATTCGGCGTTTCCACTCAGTGGAAGTAG
- a CDS encoding helix-turn-helix domain-containing protein, with product MDAAQQEATARARELQRNWYGEPLGALFRRLIDDLGLNQARLAGVLGLSAPMLSQLMSGQRAKIGNPAVVQRVQLLQDLAGQVADGSVSAAEATERMDEIKKSQGGSVLSNTTQSTTSSGGAPTVKRVVREIQSLLRSVAAAGDIIDAADTLAPTHPELAEFLRVYGAGRTSDAVAHYQSHQS from the coding sequence ATGGACGCCGCACAGCAGGAAGCGACCGCTAGAGCCCGGGAGCTGCAGCGGAACTGGTACGGGGAGCCGCTGGGGGCGCTCTTCCGTAGGCTCATAGATGACCTGGGTCTCAACCAGGCGCGTTTGGCGGGGGTGCTCGGCCTGTCCGCACCCATGCTGTCCCAGCTGATGAGCGGCCAGCGGGCCAAGATCGGCAATCCCGCGGTGGTCCAGCGCGTGCAGCTGCTGCAGGACCTTGCGGGACAGGTCGCCGACGGTAGTGTGAGCGCCGCCGAGGCCACTGAGCGCATGGACGAGATCAAGAAGTCTCAGGGGGGCTCGGTGCTCAGCAACACCACGCAGTCGACGACCAGTTCGGGCGGGGCGCCCACGGTGAAGCGCGTGGTGCGCGAGATTCAGTCATTGCTGCGCTCGGTGGCCGCGGCGGGGGACATCATCGACGCGGCGGACACTCTCGCCCCGACCCACCCGGAACTGGCAGAGTTCCTCCGGGTGTACGGGGCCGGCCGCACTTCGGACGCCGTCGCCCACTACCAGTCCCACCAGAGCTGA
- a CDS encoding DUF5324 family protein yields MTRKDSVRAAAESAKDSVRHAAEVVAPYADTTKDRATHYAHEARVKLAPKVSSAALQAAEQARTQYDAHLAPRLEQALTHVPPKVDQAAHEAAVRTRKAARQAADYSRPRIEQARAAAGPVRDQATSRSTAALAALRGQVTAKEIEKLVRKHERRARAGRLAKGLAVLGILAGGTFAAWKWWDKQANPDWLVEPPAATEVPETGRLTSVDGTGQEDLDPEVQAKQAEAEAAADHKDRG; encoded by the coding sequence GTGACCCGCAAGGACAGCGTGCGCGCGGCGGCCGAGTCGGCGAAGGACAGCGTGCGGCACGCCGCGGAAGTGGTGGCGCCCTACGCCGACACGACAAAGGACCGAGCCACCCACTACGCGCATGAAGCACGCGTCAAGCTCGCGCCCAAGGTGTCGTCCGCCGCTCTCCAAGCCGCCGAACAGGCACGCACTCAGTACGACGCACATCTCGCACCTCGCCTTGAGCAGGCACTCACCCATGTGCCGCCCAAGGTCGACCAGGCCGCACACGAGGCCGCCGTTCGTACCCGCAAGGCTGCCCGACAGGCAGCGGACTACTCCCGGCCCAGGATCGAACAGGCCAGGGCTGCGGCCGGGCCGGTCCGTGACCAGGCCACCTCCCGCAGCACGGCGGCTCTGGCAGCACTGCGCGGCCAGGTGACGGCCAAGGAGATCGAGAAACTGGTCCGCAAGCACGAGCGGCGGGCCAGGGCCGGCCGCCTCGCGAAGGGCCTTGCCGTCCTGGGCATCCTGGCCGGCGGCACCTTCGCCGCCTGGAAGTGGTGGGACAAGCAGGCCAACCCCGACTGGCTGGTCGAACCGCCTGCCGCCACCGAGGTCCCGGAGACCGGACGTCTGACGTCGGTCGACGGCACCGGTCAGGAAGACCTGGACCCGGAGGTCCAGGCCAAGCAGGCCGAGGCGGAGGCAGCGGCGGACCACAAGGACCGCGGCTGA
- a CDS encoding VOC family protein, which yields MLTFTDVILDCPDPWKLAEFYAELLGWEINTDISQEDWVNLRNDGVELSFQRVENYQPPTWPGQEHPQQFHLDFEVDEFEPENRRATELGATLQKSFVGESGYGWQVYTDPAGHPFCLCRNPPRSS from the coding sequence ATGCTGACGTTCACCGATGTCATCCTTGACTGTCCCGATCCCTGGAAGCTGGCCGAGTTCTACGCCGAGCTGCTGGGCTGGGAGATCAACACCGACATCAGCCAGGAGGACTGGGTCAACCTGCGCAACGACGGCGTCGAGCTGTCGTTCCAGCGGGTGGAGAACTACCAGCCGCCCACCTGGCCGGGTCAGGAGCATCCGCAGCAGTTCCACCTCGACTTCGAAGTGGACGAGTTCGAGCCCGAAAACCGCCGGGCGACCGAGCTGGGAGCCACCCTCCAGAAGAGCTTCGTCGGCGAGTCCGGCTACGGCTGGCAGGTCTACACGGACCCGGCCGGGCATCCGTTCTGTCTGTGCCGCAACCCTCCCCGGTCCTCCTGA
- a CDS encoding aminodeoxychorismate/anthranilate synthase component II: MSARILVVDNYDSFVYNLVQYLYQLGAECEVLRNDEVAMTHAQDGFDGVLLSPGPGTPEEAGVCVDMVRHCAATGVPVFGVCLGMQSMQVAYGGVVDRAPELLHGKTSLVEHEGTGVFAGLPSPFTATRYHSLAAEPKTVPADLQVTARTHDGIIMGLRHRELPVEGVQFHPESVLTEHGHRMLANWLVECGDQGAVARSVGLAPVVGRATA, encoded by the coding sequence GTGAGCGCACGGATTCTCGTCGTCGACAACTACGACAGCTTCGTCTACAACCTGGTCCAGTACCTCTACCAGCTCGGCGCCGAGTGCGAGGTGCTGCGCAACGACGAGGTGGCGATGACACACGCGCAGGACGGGTTCGACGGTGTCCTGCTGTCGCCCGGCCCGGGCACTCCCGAGGAGGCCGGGGTCTGCGTGGACATGGTGCGGCACTGCGCGGCGACCGGAGTTCCCGTCTTCGGGGTCTGCCTCGGGATGCAGTCGATGCAGGTGGCCTACGGCGGGGTGGTCGACCGGGCGCCCGAGCTGCTCCACGGCAAGACGTCCCTCGTCGAGCACGAGGGCACGGGCGTGTTCGCCGGGCTGCCGTCCCCCTTCACCGCCACCCGCTACCACTCGCTGGCCGCAGAACCGAAGACCGTGCCGGCCGACCTCCAGGTCACGGCCCGCACGCACGACGGGATCATCATGGGGCTCCGGCACCGTGAACTCCCGGTCGAGGGAGTGCAGTTCCACCCCGAATCCGTGCTGACCGAGCACGGGCACCGCATGCTGGCCAACTGGCTGGTCGAGTGCGGCGACCAGGGAGCCGTCGCCAGGTCGGTGGGGCTCGCCCCGGTGGTGGGCAGGGCCACGGCGTGA
- a CDS encoding serine/threonine-protein kinase, whose product MGEVFAGRYELVDPIGRGGVGAVWRAWDHRRRRYVAAKVLQQSDAHSLLRFVREQAVRIDHPHVLAPASWAADDDKVLFTMDLVGGGSLVHLIGDYGPLPPAFVCTLLDQLLAGLAAVHAEGIVHRDIKPANILLEATGTGRPRLRLSDFGISMRLGEPRLTETNYVVGTPGYFAPEQMLGADPDFPADLFAVGLVALYLLEGAKPDAKALVEHFEAHGTPGAPKGVPEPLWQVVASLLEPDPQARFRTATGARKALASARELLPEPGPDDELIEIFDQLGPLPAGFGPEGPLTASPSSGRTRSQGHDTVPQQPGPSAPPPSSRAGAVPPEDRTGTAWPEPPAVGASSSGTHTGAVSPGGHPFSEHPTGDVSSGAHPDTAGPQPDAVSPDAPTGAAPPAPPTGSISPQPHAGMSAEPSAESVPPHVSSAGTPPQPTSAPVPPQPPPSDTGSLHPQGTPRGTASRVTGHPSQPTPQEHHHPQTQTPAQPEQPSTPPAAPEYPHPGHAQSLPYEPTHVPSPQASYPSLPAPSPPPHPQLHPQPQPQPHESAATASYTARDIRVPAQSQPVARHRAKRARRRPGPSMAVALPVLLLALVCFAVGFWALARI is encoded by the coding sequence ATGGGTGAGGTCTTCGCCGGCCGGTACGAACTGGTCGACCCGATCGGACGCGGGGGAGTCGGTGCCGTCTGGCGCGCCTGGGACCACCGGCGGCGCCGGTACGTGGCCGCCAAGGTCCTCCAGCAGAGCGACGCCCACTCGCTGCTGCGGTTCGTGCGCGAGCAGGCGGTGCGGATCGACCACCCGCATGTGCTCGCTCCGGCCAGCTGGGCCGCCGACGACGACAAGGTCCTGTTCACCATGGACCTCGTCGGCGGCGGCTCGCTGGTGCACCTGATCGGGGACTACGGCCCCCTGCCACCGGCCTTCGTCTGCACACTGCTCGACCAGCTGTTGGCGGGGCTCGCCGCGGTGCACGCGGAGGGGATCGTCCACCGCGACATCAAGCCCGCCAACATTCTGCTGGAGGCGACCGGCACGGGCCGTCCGCGACTGCGACTGTCCGACTTCGGCATCTCCATGCGTCTCGGTGAGCCACGGCTCACCGAGACCAACTACGTGGTGGGAACGCCCGGATACTTCGCGCCTGAGCAGATGCTCGGCGCCGACCCGGACTTCCCCGCCGATCTCTTCGCCGTGGGTCTGGTGGCCCTCTATCTCCTGGAGGGTGCCAAACCCGACGCCAAGGCACTGGTCGAACACTTCGAGGCCCACGGCACACCGGGCGCCCCGAAGGGCGTTCCCGAGCCCCTGTGGCAGGTCGTGGCGTCTCTGCTCGAACCGGATCCGCAGGCTCGGTTCCGCACCGCCACAGGAGCGCGCAAGGCGCTCGCCTCGGCCAGGGAGCTCTTGCCGGAGCCCGGGCCCGACGACGAACTGATCGAGATCTTCGACCAACTCGGCCCGCTTCCCGCCGGGTTCGGCCCCGAGGGCCCTCTCACGGCCTCGCCTTCCTCCGGCCGGACCCGGTCCCAGGGGCACGACACCGTGCCTCAGCAACCCGGCCCCAGTGCCCCGCCACCGTCCTCGCGGGCAGGCGCCGTCCCTCCAGAAGATCGAACGGGCACAGCATGGCCGGAGCCACCGGCAGTCGGCGCCTCGTCGTCCGGGACCCACACGGGAGCCGTCTCCCCAGGGGGCCACCCCTTTTCCGAGCACCCGACCGGCGACGTGTCCTCCGGCGCGCACCCGGACACCGCTGGGCCCCAGCCGGATGCCGTATCGCCGGACGCCCCCACGGGCGCCGCCCCGCCCGCTCCTCCCACGGGCTCCATATCTCCACAGCCCCACGCCGGCATGAGCGCGGAGCCCTCCGCGGAATCCGTGCCGCCCCACGTCTCCTCCGCCGGCACACCGCCCCAGCCGACCAGCGCTCCCGTCCCCCCGCAGCCGCCCCCGTCCGACACCGGCAGCTTGCACCCGCAGGGCACACCTCGGGGCACCGCTTCGCGCGTAACAGGGCACCCGTCGCAGCCCACTCCACAAGAGCACCACCACCCGCAGACCCAGACACCGGCTCAGCCGGAGCAGCCCTCCACTCCCCCCGCCGCTCCCGAGTACCCACACCCCGGCCACGCCCAGTCGCTGCCGTACGAACCCACGCACGTGCCCTCCCCCCAGGCCTCGTACCCGTCGCTCCCGGCTCCTTCGCCCCCTCCGCATCCACAGCTCCACCCGCAGCCGCAGCCGCAGCCACACGAATCCGCCGCTACTGCTTCATACACCGCTCGGGACATTCGGGTTCCCGCTCAGTCGCAGCCGGTCGCGCGGCATCGCGCCAAGCGGGCACGACGACGTCCCGGGCCATCCATGGCGGTGGCCCTTCCGGTGCTCCTGCTCGCGCTGGTCTGCTTCGCGGTCGGCTTCTGGGCACTGGCACGGATCTGA